Proteins from a single region of Meles meles chromosome 10, mMelMel3.1 paternal haplotype, whole genome shotgun sequence:
- the SAMD9L gene encoding sterile alpha motif domain-containing protein 9-like: protein MSEQVNLPEIINDWTKEHVKQWVTKDLKIDEKYGQILLTEEITGLVLQELTENDLREMGLPRGPALLIKRTYDRLTNSSSESNNQGSGQLDHTKPSKKEHPKKPQKVKKEEEKSVLSNTDHDLRETRDNKEQESILMKEDSLSEGVTTEDRSEDKLQTEHLTCMPYPFDQFHNSQRYIEHRILQPETGPLNLIDPIHEFKALTNTEAATEKDIKMKFSNEVFRFASACMNSRTNGTIHFGVKNTPHGQIVGVKVTDKDAFIDHFNIMIRQYFEGNEINEAKKCIREPRFVEVLLQNNTPSDRFVIEVDVIPKHSVCEEKYFLIRMQNCKNETWKPNQDHSLFVRDGPSSKDILANVKQRERVYKEFLQNLKSVVASRKEAEEEYEVKANKKESEGQKLVKLLIGNRDSLDNSYYSWYILVTNKCHPNETKNLDFLKEMKLFAVLEFDPESLSKGVVKAYKKGRVANLHFPNQFEEKTSNIREKISSLNLYDQPSWIFCNGRSDLKNESYRPLEPHLWLRERASEVRKLILFLTDENIMTRGKFLVVFLLFSPVESPGDPLIETFWAFYQALKGMENILCICVNSQIYQRWKDLLQTRLTTAEELTNHSISTLNLEIINSTILKLKPVTQSSRRFLPSHGFSSIILEKKEEDILTALEILCENECKDTDIEKDKSKFQEFKTSKEEHFYRGGKVSWWNFYFSSQNYSSAFVKRDSYEKLKDLIQCWADSPTPVFAKLINLYHHPGCGGTTLAMNILWDLKKNFRCAVLKNKTTDFGEIVEQVTKLITYKATSHEDYFPVLLLVDDFEDQENVYVLQNAIDSILAEKGLRYEKTLVIILNCMRSQNPDETAKLADSVALTYQLSPKEQRAFEAKLEEIEKEHKNCENFYSFMILKKSFNEMYIEKVVRNILKGQNVDSKEGQLISFLALLNSYVANSTISVSQCEIFLGIRHTSTPWEPESLEDKMGAYSTLLINTEVADFGRYTGVRIIHPLIAIFCLKELEKSYNLNKCQIALKILKEDLFYVSGIGREKFQHDVQTLLLIRQRKEYGDETDTLFAPLIEALENEDIEKVLMAGTIRFPQNAFICQALARYFYIKEKNFSIALDWANQAKKRAPKNSYISDTLGQVYKSRIRWWLDEKKNSKDITVNDLICLLEAAENASKAFKKSQEQAERKACETEAWTPQKLQRKYDTYNTAGFVGEIEVGLYAIQILQLTPCFLKENELSKKAMVDFLSGKGMNPTNPKCEYYLALSKFTSYLENLQSDLKRCFDFLEDYIVLLKVRNIQKEIGEISLNKKITRSFRKYGGLFCSLDLGLLQNKENQLYQEENCRKGLEALRADRFSGLLEYLHPNRREAATDMESIVNKYSFLLQQNPNKQLKKEKLNFILANIILNCLKPHSKFIQPLSILKKQLREVLQSVGPSHQYPDPYFLACLLFWPENQELDEDSKLMEKYVSYLNRTFKRQYRSMCRSKQASTLFYLGKKKGLHSLVCKAEIEQYFNKAQNVNSLSPSRDPWKKKEVKDLLCRLTGQAEGKLISIEYGTENKIRIPVIPGYSGPLRNGGNIERVSFYLGFSIEGPQAYDIEII, encoded by the coding sequence ATGAGTGAACAAGTAAATCTACCTGAAATTATAAACGACTGGACCAAAGAGCATGTGAAACAATGGGTAACCAAAGACCTTAAGATTGATGAAAAATATGGGCAGATTCTGCTCACTGAAGAAATAACTGGATTAGTCCTGCAGGAATTAACTGAGAATGACCTTAGAGAAATGGGGCTACCACGGGGCCCAGCACTTTTGATAAAACGTACATATGACAGATTGACTAACAGTTCCTCTGAAAGTAACAATCAGGGTTCTGGACAATTAGATCATACAAAACCCTCCAAAAAAGAACACCCAAAAAAGCCACAAAAggtgaaaaaggaagaggaaaaatcaGTGTTATCCAAtactgatcatgatctcagagagaCCAGAGATAACAAAGAACAAGAATCGATTCTTATGAAAGAAGATTCGTTAAGTGAAGGAGTGACCACTGAAGACCGAAGTGAGGATAAGCTACAAACTGAACACTTGACTTGTATGCCATATCCTTTTGATCAGTTCCATAACAGCCAACGTTACATAGAACATAGAATTCTACAACCTGAAACTGGCCCACTCAATCTCATAGACCCGATACATGAGTTCAAAGCCCTCACAAATAcagaagcagccacagaaaagGACATTAAGATGAAATTTAGCAATGAAGTCTTTCGATTTGCATCAGCTTGTATGAATTCACGCACCAATGGCACTATCCATTTTGGAGTCAAGAACACACCACACGGACAAATTGTTGGTGTGAAAGTCACCGATAAGGATGCCTTCATTGACCACTTTAATATAATGATCAGACAATACTTTGAAGGAAATGAGATCAATGAAGCCAAGAAGTGCATTCGGGAGCCAAGGTTTGTAGAAGTCCTACTGCAGAACAATACACCATCAGACAGATTTGTCATTGAAGTAGATGTTATTCCAAAACATTCTGtatgtgaagaaaaatatttcttaattaggATGCAAAATTGTAAAAATGAAACATGGAAACCAAACCAAGATCATTCACTGTTTGTGAGAGATGGTCCCAGCTCTAAGGATATCCTGGCCAATGTCAAGCAACGAGAAAGagtttacaaagaatttttacaaaatttgaAGTCAGTAGTAGCATCTAGAAAAGAAGCTGAAGAAGAATATGAGGTGAAGGCAAATAAGAAGGAGAGTGAAGGACAAAAGCTGGTTAAACTTCTCATAGGCAACCGAGACTCACTGGATAATTCATACTACAGCTGGTACATTCTTGTAACAAATAAGTGCCATCCAAACGAAACAAAGAACTTAGattttctaaaggaaatgaaattgttTGCTGTGCTGGAGTTTGACCCTGAATCTCTGAGCAAGGGTGTGGTCAAAGCTTACAAAAAAGGTCGAGTAGCAAATCTTCACTTTCCAAATCAGTTTGAAGAAAAGACAAGTAACATAAGGGAGAAAATTTCCAGTTTGAATCTTTATGATCAGCCCAGCTGGATCTTCTGCAATGGCAGGTCAGACTTGAAAAATGAGAGCTATAGGCCTCTAGAACCACATTTATGGCTCAGAGAAAGAGCTTCTGAAGTCAGAAAGCtgattttatttctcacagaTGAAAATATAATGACAAGAGGGAAATTTTTGGTAGTGTTTCTATTATTCTCTCCAGTGGAAAGCCCAGGAGATCCCCTCATTGAAACTTTCTGGGCTTTCTACCAAGCTCTCAAAGGAATGGAAAATATACTGTGTATCTGTGTAAACTCACAGATTTATCAACGATGGAAAGATCTACTACAAACAAGACTGACAACAGCAGAAGAATTAACGAACCACAGTATTTCCACTTTAAATTTAGAAATCATAAACAGTACTATCCTTAAACTAAAACCAGTGACTCAGTCATCAAGAAGATTTTTGCCCTCCCATGGATTTTCTTCAATTATcttagagaaaaaggaagaggatatCTTGACTGCACTGGAAATCCTCTGTGAAAATGAGTGTAAAGACACAGACATAGAGAAAGATAAATCTAAATTCCAAGAATTTAAGACATCAAAAGAAGAACACTTTTATCGAGGTGGCAAAGTATCCTGGTGgaacttctatttttcttctcaaaactaTTCTTCAGCTTTTGTCAAAAGGGATAGTTATGAAAAGCTTAAAGATCTGATACAGTGCTGGGCAGACTCTCCTACACCAGTATTTGCAAAACTTATCAATCTTTATCACCACCCAGGCTGTGGAGGTACTACCTTGGCCATGAATATTCTCTGGGACCTAAAGAAAAACTTTAGATGTgctgtgttaaaaaacaaaacaactgattTTGGAGAAATTGTAGAACAAGTGACCAAATTAATTACCTATAAGGCAACGAGCCATGAAGATTACTTTCCCGTACTCCTCCTTGTGGATGATTTTGAAGACCAGGAAAACGTTTATGTCCTGCAGAATGCCATCGATTCCATTTTAGCAGAGAAGGGTTTGAGATATGAAAAAACACTGGTAATTATCTTAAACTGCATGAGATCCCAGAATCCTGATGAAACTGCAAAATTAGCAGACAGTGTTGCCCTAACCTACCAACTTTCTCCTAAGGAACAAAGAGCTTTTGAGGCCAAAttggaagaaattgaaaaggaacACAAAAACTGTGAAAACTTTTATTCCTTCATGAtcttgaaaaaaagttttaatgaaATGTATATAGAAAAGGTAGTCCGGAATATCCTAAAAGGACAGAATGTGGACAGCAAGGAAGGACAACTCATTTCTTTCCTGGCTCTACTCAACTCTTATGTTGCTAATTCTACAATCTCAGTATCACAATGTGAAATATTTTTGGGAATCAGACACACTAGTACCCCCTGGGAACCTGAAAGCCTAGAGGACAAGATGGGAGCTTATTCTACACTTCTAATAAACACAGAAGTTGCAGATTTTGGGAGATACACAGGTGTGCGCATCATTCATCCTTTGATTGCCATCTTCTGTctgaaagaactggaaaaaagcTATAACTTGAATAAGTGTCAAATTGCACTAAAGATCTTAAAGGAGGATTTATTCTATGTTTCTGgaataggaagagaaaaatttcAACACGACGTGCAAACTCTTCTGCTAATAAGACAGCGCAAGGAGTACGGGGATGAAACAGACACTTTGTTTGCCCCATTAATCGAAGCTTTAGAGAATGAAGATATTGAAAAGGTCTTGATGGCTGGGACTATTCGATTCCCACAAAATGCGTTCATTTGTCAGGCCTTAGCGAGATATTTCTACATTAAAGAGAAGAATTTTAGCATTGCTCTGGATTGGGCAAACCAGGCCAAAAAGAGAGCACCTAAAAATTCCTATATCTCAGATACCCTTGGTCAAGTCTACAAAAGTCGAATCAGATGGTGGTTGGATGAAAAGAAAAACTCCAAGGATATTACAGTTAATGATCTAATATGCCTCCTGGAAGCCGCTGAAAATGCctcaaaagcttttaaaaaatcccaagaaCAAGCTGAGAGGAAAGCCTGCGAAACGGAGGCCTGGACACCACAGAAGTTACAAAGAAAATATGACACATACAACACGGCCGGTTTCGTCGGTGAAATAGAAGTTGGTCTTTATGCTATTCAGATTCTCCAGCTCACACCCTGTTtcctcaaagaaaatgaattatctAAAAAAGCTATGGTAGACTTTTTATCAGGAAAGGGGATGAATCCCACAAATCCAAAATGTGAATATTATTTGGCTCTTAGCAAGTTCACATCCTACTTAGAAAATTTACAATCAGATTTGAAAAGGTGCTTTGACTTTCTTGAAGACTATATTGTTCTTTTGAAAGTGAGGAACATCcaaaaagaaataggagaaatCTCATTAAACAAGAAAATCACTCGTTCTTTCAGGAAATATGGGGGACTTTTCTGCTCTTTGGATTTGGGTTTGCTACAAAACAAGGAGAATCAGTTATACCAAGAGGAGAATTGTAGGAAAGGTCTAGAAGCTTTGAGAGCAGATAGGTTTTCTGGACTCCTGGAATATCTTCATCCAAATCGCAGAGAGGCTGCAACCGACATGGAAAGTATAGTGAACAAATATTCTTTCCTATTGCAGCAAAACCCAAATAAGCAGCTGAAAAAGGAGAAACTAAATTTCATTTTAGCCAACATTATTCTTAATTGTCTAAAACCCCACTCCAAGTTCATCCAACCGCTTAGCATACTGAAAAAACAGCTCCGAGAAGTGTTGCAATCCGTAGGACCAAGTCATCAATATCCAGACCCTTATTTTTTGGCCTGCCTTCTGTTCTGGCCAGAAAATCAAGAACTAGATGAAGATTCCAAACTCATGGAAAAGTATGTTTCTTACTTAAACAGAACCTTCAAGAGGCAATACAGGAGCATGTGCAGGTCCAAGCAGGCGAGCACTCTGTTTTATCTGGGGAAGAAGAAGGGGCTCCACAGTCTTGTTTGCAAGGCTGAGATAGAGCAATACTTCAATAAAGCACAAAATGTAAATTCCCTCTCGCCAAGCAGAGacccatggaaaaaaaaagaagtcaaagacCTCCTGTGTCGTCTAACTGGTCAAGCTGAAGGCAAGCTGATCTCTATAGAATACGGAACAGAGAACAAAATTAGAATACCAGTGATACCTGGTTATTCGGGTCCACTCAGAAATGGTGGGAACATAGAAAGAGTGTCCTTCTACCTGGGATTTTCCATTGAAGGCCCCCAAGCATATGACatagaaataatttaa